The proteins below come from a single Micromonas commoda chromosome 8, complete sequence genomic window:
- a CDS encoding type II secretory pathway family (preprotein translocase SecY) — MAILGSGIPFFHVGIGPIIAASIAMQVIVALVPSMKELTKDAVGQHTVQQYTRYLMFVVAIIQSFLTASELRQFYVEGLSPLGYYWTIVPVFVLGSCVLAWISDEMTDFGLGNGSSVLITMSVCGAYWNAAKYYAPALLTASLEQILPFVGAGLALIAGSVLVQTGTCKVPLLYFQGPSIPGLPRVVRKDVDHIPFKVNPLGVQPVLVAVFMCDGFMWLNKILDPPGFIRAATEFLFSNASPMYYVTFFLIVFGFSYLDLQDTPKDVSEYMVKIGARIPDVRPGEATVRYLSELQSGSRFFGGLLLGIVAVACTMMDQWMKATVGISVGFTSMLIVVSTILQIQRQVTALAQMPKLDRVISSL, encoded by the coding sequence ATGGCCATCCTCGGCAGCGGCATCCCCTTCTTCCACGTCGGCATTGGGCCCATAATCGCGGCATCCATCGCGATGCAGGTCATCGTGGCGCTCGTGCCCAGCATGAAGGAACTCACCAAAGATGCGGTGGGGCAGCATACCGTCCAGCAGTACACCCGGTACCTGATGTTCGTGGTGGCCATCATACAGAGCTTCCTCACCGCGTCCGAGCTGAGGCAGTTCTACGTGGAAGGATTATCTCCCTTAGGGTACTACTGGACGATCGTGCCGGTGTTCGTCCTCGGCTCGTGCGTCCTGGCGTGGATCTCCGACGAGATGACCGATTTCGGCCTCGGCAACGGCTCGAGCGTGCTCATCACCATGTCCGTGTGTGGCGCTTActggaacgcggcgaagtACTACGCGCCAGCCTTACTCACGGCGTCGCTGGAACAGATCCTCCCGTTCGTTGGTGCCGGActggcgctcatcgcgggcaGCGTCCTGGTCCAGACGGGAACGTGCAAGGTGCCGCTGCTGTACTTCCAGGGCCCGTCCATCCCGGGCCTGCCACGCGTGGTTCGCAAGGATGTCGATCACATCCCTTTCAAGGTGAACCCGCTCGGCGTGCAGCCCGTGCTCGTGGCGGTGTTCATGTGCGACGGTTTCATGTGGCTCAACAAGATCCTGGATCCGCCGGGTTTCATTCGCGCCGCGACAGAGTTTCTGTTCTCGAACGCGTCTCCGATGTATTACGTGACGTTTTTTCTGATTGTGTTTGGATTCAGCTACCTCGACCTTCAGGACACGCCGAAGGACGTGAGCGAGTACATGGTCAAGATCGGCGCGAGGATTCCGGATGTTAGGCCGGGAGAGGCGACGGTGCGGTACCTGTCGGAGTTGCAGAGCGGCAGCAGGTTCTTTGGGGGTCTGCTCCTCGGGATTGTGGCGGTGGCGTGCACCATGATGGACCAGTGGATGAAGGCGACCGTGGGCATCTCCGTCGGTTTCACCAGCATGTTGATCGTGGTGTCGACTATTCTTCAAATACAACGGCAGGTGACCGCGCTGGCGCAAATGCCCAAGCTCGACAGGGTGATCAGTTCGCTGTGA
- a CDS encoding predicted protein, translating to MTSLWTAGTPLRVPNTPARVSQMHRSDVTASLGSRRVSAQDRRSLGLRSRRPLLERTRRDGSCKTGRFGPARASLGAALGEHAARVNLENILAPNLASTVTQTHATSVDEPLARISTDFSNAIAEVSLGHELEYLAAHPAHLAALAIGCGAVYYIVTRGRQKIRRLKAEFLSHGIDLTNVDDRLDTLTYLKKMQDQGMLPLGLEVCAMKQAEMEVLFMGNDGIAKWKKYYAERGIDIESAGDLDRVRKYVENLHHLEGCLLGIDMEALSN from the coding sequence ATGACGTCGCTGTGGACCGCTGGGACGCCGCTCCGCGTCCCGAACACCCCCGCACGTGTTTCGCAGATGCACAGGtccgacgtcaccgcgtcgcttGGGTCCAGGAGAGTGTCGGCGCAGGACCGCCGGTCACTTGGACTCAGATCACGCAGACCACTGCTGGAGCGCACTCGACGCGATGGGAGCTGTAAGACGGGAAGGTTCGGACCGGCTCGagccagcctcggcgcggcgctcggcgagcatGCGGCGCGCGTCAATCTTGAAAACATACTCGCGCCCAACTTGGCATCGACGGTGACTCAGACGCACGCGACCTCGGTGGATgagccgctcgcgaggaTATCCACCGACTTCTccaacgccatcgccgaggtATCTCTCGGTCATGAGCTCgagtacctcgccgcgcatcccgcgcacctcgccgccctcgccatcGGCTGCGGCGCGGTCTACTACATCGTCACGCGGGGCAGGCAGAAGATTCGCAGGCTCAAAGCGGAGTTTCTGTCGCACGGCATCGACCTGACAAACGTCGACGACAGGCTGGACACGCTCACGTACCTCAAGAAGATGCAAGATCAGGGCATGCTTCCGCTGGGTCTGGAGGTGTGTGCGATGAAACAGGCGGAGATGGAGGTGCTCTTCATGGGAAACGACGGCATCGCCAAGTGGAAAAAGTACTACGCCGAGCGAGGCATCGACATCGAATCAGCCGGAGACCTGGACCGGGTGCGCAAGTACGTCGAGAACCTGCATCACCTGGAGGGATGTTTACTGGGTATCGACATGGAGGCGCTGTCCAACTGA